Proteins encoded by one window of Bactrocera oleae isolate idBacOlea1 chromosome 4, idBacOlea1, whole genome shotgun sequence:
- the Achl gene encoding uncharacterized protein Achl: MSETPDNQLGNSESSAAHAERSEKFTDFEQELCQVNAGHANGGHTFVVTTVITETITETENQACILSKTDDEHFNEKNSLTMPKELNVNNPSPTTSTSPQLLHHSDLSKAVVPISSSLPSKLLRFHAKRSAEALLQQVGQSQSLDSQFGSDEGAVGGSEYETNQSPDVFDIPIPLGGSHAPLTARSRSVECYEDKLIDVGMGSSIEDSEESEEDDELKPLAVDNHVLHDVILSSSPVECDNSQFQTDPSLITPAAAVLSEANLEKFHKHNGSHQNHHNDYYRQMDNIYLHPNFKLEPDATNQDIPEASPPPAVAPANSPTEPKRVHRSFLTMKKPSISEPAETEEHIIKAVDYNSTSSPTENNQKTELKTDHSLTNEIDTLDLSMIPSEELAAEITEAVEFYFSNDSILKDAFLLKHVRRNKEGFVSLKLVSSFKRVRQLTKEWKVVGDALRRKSQKIELNDVGTKVRRIEPLPNFDETMPSRTVVACDLPLDKLTIEKVSEIFSKCGEIALIRILKPGMTIPVDVRQFMNKYPEVQQKECALVEYLESSSAREAKNLQGPFQVFEMVAPKKKTGKKAIIQVATPVARMVENYRYYNDATYERTRGGSFSGIVPHDVTDLRYKFKRFNSDIHPKPLPELHHNNVNGQPHFHHTQHNMHSSQHRGNFGNELLHQFQAYQPRVAGNNEPTSPGVSGNNNAAAYFYAYSPRRYSNNSTISAGSAPVVDASVNTSPVTTNTVNKSTISNSNSNLVRRLSNCSDNYSSFSDSRRPSNCSENMSQRRDSNCSENCPCSRRISDFGLTEVYRKMSQSSTGSGGERRFSNGSMQFERTFSNPNEMSNSGNNNFPRRISNDYNFEQRKQSVDTQTDPTYDDPNVGGGGGGYNVFPRRYSNNFNAANKMAAYDNAQYINGRRISTDSGYDRRYSFGSEYEGSPRSRTGSFLNNYKHAIDFDGPPRSRTGSFLDNSPRSRSGSFAQRNSENLVRTPIGPDGSKGFAGRARKFGQTISPVN; the protein is encoded by the coding sequence atgAGTGAAACTCCAGACAACCAATTGGGGAACAGTGAATCTTCTGCCGCTCATGCTGAGAGATCAGAAAAGTTTACCGATTTCGAACAAGAATTATGTCAGGTTAATGCAGGTCACGCTAATGGTGGCCATACTTTTGTGGTAACAACAGTTATAACTGAAACGATTACCGAAACAGAGAATCAAGCCTGTATCTTAAGCAAAACTGATGATGAACACTTTAATGAAAAGAACTCTTTAACTATGCCCAAAGAATTAAATGTCAATAATCCAAGTCCAACCACTTCGACGAGCCCACAGTTGTTGCACCATTCAGATTTATCTAAGGCGGTTGTGCCCATTTCTTCGTCATTACCATCAAAATTACTAAGATTTCATGCTAAACGTTCGGCTGAGGCCTTGTTGCAACAAGTTGGGCAATCACAGTCATTGGACTCGCAGTTCGGTAGCGACGAAGGTGCTGTAGGTGGTAGTGAATATGAGACGAATCAGAGCCCAGATGTCTTTGATATACCAATTCCATTGGGTGGTTCACATGCACCACTGACGGCTAGGAGCAGATCGGTTGAGTGCTATGAGGACAAGTTAATTGATGTTGGTATGGGTTCCTCTATAGAGGATTCTGAAGAGTCGGAAGAGGACGATGAATTAAAGCCGCTCGCTGTCGATAATCACGTATTGCATGATGTCATCTTGAGCTCGTCTCCTGTAGAGTGTGATAACTCACAGTTTCAAACTGATCCTAGTTTGATTACACCTGCCGCAGCTGTTCTAAGCGAAGCGAATTTAGAAAAGTTTCATAAACATAATGGTTCACATCAAAACCATCACAACGATTATTACCGACAAATGgataatatatatctacatcCGAACTTTAAATTGGAGCCCGATGCTACAAACCAAGATATTCCAGAAGCCTCACCACCGCCCGCTGTAGCTCCGGCCAATTCACCGACCGAACCCAAACGTGTACACCGCTCCTTTTTGACTATGAAGAAGCCTTCAATATCGGAACCTGCAGAAACTGAAGAGCACATAATCAAAGCTGTAGATTACAACTCTACGTCATCCCCCAcggaaaataatcaaaaaacagAGTTGAAGACAGATCATTCACTTACCAATGAAATCGATACATTAGATCTATCAATGATACCAAGTGAAGAATTAGCTGCTGAAATTACCGAAGCAGTAGAATTTTACTTCTCAAATGATAGCATACTTAAAGATGCGTTTTTACTAAAGCACGTTCGACGTAACAAAGAGGGTTTTGTTAGTCTCAAGTTGGTTTCCAGTTTTAAACGTGTTCGCCAATTAACCAAGGAGTGGAAAGTTGTTGGCGACGCTTTGCGACGCAAATCACAAAAGATCGAACTGAACGATGTGGGCACAAAAGTCCGTCGTATTGAGCCTTTACCCAATTTCGATGAAACAATGCCATCACGCACTGTTGTTGCTTGCGATTTGCCACTCGATAAGCTGACTATTGAAAAAGTTTCGGAAATATTCTCCAAATGTGGCGAGATCGCATTGATACGTATTTTAAAACCAGGTATGACGATACCAGTGGATGTTAGACAGTTCATGAACAAATACCCAGAGGTGCAACAGAAGGAATGTGCCCTTGTTGAATATTTGGAGTCATCATCGGCGCGTGAAGCCAAAAATTTGCAGGGACCGTTTCAAGTTTTCGAAATGGTTGCTCCCAAGAAGAAGACGGGAAAGAAAGCTATCATACAGGTGGCGACACCGGTTGCACGAATGGTGGAGAACTATCGCTACTACAATGACGCTACCTATGAACGTACACGAGGAGGCAGTTTCAGCGGTATTGTTCCACATGATGTCACAGATTTGCGTTACAAATTTAAACGCTTCAATTCTGATATCCACCCTAAACCACTGCCAGAGCTCCACCACAACAATGTCAATGGTCAACCACATTTTCACCATACGCAGCACAATATGCATAGCTCACAGCATCGCGGTAACTTTGGCAATGAACTCTTACACCAATTTCAAGCCTATCAGCCTCGTGTGGCTGGTAATAACGAACCGACCTCACCTGGCGTCAGCGGCAACAACAATGCTGCTGCTTACTTTTACGCATATTCACCACGTCGCTATAGCAATAACTCAACCATTTCTGCCGGGTCCGCACCAGTTGTGGATGCTTCCGTAAATACATCACCAGTGACTACCAATACAGTTAACAAAAGTACTATTAGCAACTCCAACAGCAACTTGGTGCGACGCTTATCAAATTGTTCAGACAATTACTCCAGTTTTTCAGATTCACGCCGTCCATCGAACTGTTCGGAGAATATGTCCCAACGTCGAGACTCCAATTGTTCTGAAAATTGTCCATGCTCAAGGCGCATATCTGACTTTGGACTAACAGAAGTTTATCGGAAAATGTCTCAAAGCTCTACTGGAAGCGGCGGAGAGCGCCGTTTCTCCAACGGTTCCATGCAATTCGAACGTACTTTTTCCAATCCGAACGAGATGAGCAACAGCGGAAACAATAATTTCCCACGCCGTATATCTAATGATTATAACTTTGAACAACGCAAGCAGTCAGTGGACACACAAACTGACCCTACTTATGATGATCCCAATGtgggtggtggtggcggtggttACAACGTTTTCCCTCGTCGCTACTCCAACAACTTCAATGCGGCCAACAAAATGGCTGCATATGACAATGCGCAGTACATCAATGGTCGGCGAATATCCACCGACTCCGGTTATGATCGGCGTTACTCGTTTGGTTCTGAATATGAAGGTTCACCACGCTCACGAACCGGCAGTTTTTTGAACAATTACAAGCATGCGATCGATTTTGATGGACCACCTAGATCACGAACTGGTAGCTTTCTTGACAACTCACCCCGTTCTCGTTCGGGATCATTCGCACAAAGGAACTCCGAGAATTTGGTTCGTACACCAATAGGACCAGATGGTAGCAAAGGCTTCGCTGGCCGCGCTAGAAAATTTGGACAGACAATCTCACCTGTTAACTGA